In the Bos mutus isolate GX-2022 chromosome 15, NWIPB_WYAK_1.1, whole genome shotgun sequence genome, tggttcctctgccttttctaaaaccagcttgaacatctggaagttcacggttcacgtattgctgaagcctggcttggagaatcttgagcattattttactagcgtgtgagatgagtgaaattgtgaggtagtttgagcattctttggcattacctttctttgggattggaatgaaaactgaccttttccagtcctgtggccactgctgagttttccaaatgtgctggcatactgagtgcagcactttcacagcatcatctttcaggatttgaaatagctcaactggaattccatcacctccactagctttgttcgtagtgatgctttctaaggcccacttgacttcacattccaggatgtccggctctaggtgagtgagtgatcacaccatagtgattatctgggtcctgaagctcttttttgtacagttctgtgtattcttgccacctcttcttaatatcttctgcttctgttagatccataccatttctgtcctttatcgagcccgtctttgtatgaaatgttcccttggtatctctaattttcttgaagagatttctagtctttcccattctgttgttttcctctatgtctttgcattgatcgctgaggaaggctttcttatctctcctcgctattctttggaactctgcattcaaatgggaatatctttccttttcccctttgcttttcgcttctcttcttttcacagctatttgtaaggcctcctcagatagccattttgcttttttgcatttcttttccatggggatggtcttgatccctatctcctgtacagtgtcaggaacctctgtccatagttcatcaggtactctgtctatcagatctagtcccttaaatctatttctcacttccactgtataatcataagagatttgatttaggtcatacctgatagcgtattgaaaagcagagatattactttgccaacaaaggtccgtctagtcaaggctatggtttttcctgtggtcatgtatggatgtgagagttggactgtgaagaaagctgagcaccgaagaattgatgcttttgaactgtggtgttggagaagactcttgagagtcccttggactgcgaggagatccaaccagtccattctgaaggaaatcagccctgggatttctttggaaggactgatgctaaagctgaaactccaatattttggccacctcatgcgaagagttgactcattggataagaccctgatgctgggagggattgggggcaagtagaacaggggatgacagaggatgagatggctggatggcatcaccgactcaatggacatgagtttgagtgaactctgggagatggtgatggacagggaggcctggcgtgctgcgattcatggggtcacaatgagtcggacacgactgagtgactgaactgaactgaaccgaatggtctagcggtttttcctactttcttcaatttaagtctgaatttggcaataaggagttcatgatctgagccacagtctgctcccggtcttgtttttgctgactgtatagagcttctccatctttggctgcaaagaatataatcaatctgatttcggtgttgaccatctggtgatgtccatgtgtatggTGATgaccatgattttaaaaatgtttatatcatCCCCCTACCCACATCCATTTGACAGAACTCTAGAAGCAGAGCGCAGGCAGGAGGGaaactgaaaattaataaataaataatgtatatatcaGTAATTTCCAAACTTTGCTGCATGTTGGAATCCCCTGGGGATCTTTAAAAAGTACTAATGCCTGACTCCCACCCTCAGTCATTCTGATTCTGGTGTAGGATATGGCCTGAGtgttgggatttttaaaagtctcctgctgctaaattgcttcagtcgtgtctgactctgtgagaccccatagacggcagcccaccaggctcccgcatccctgggattctccaggcaagaacactggagtgggttgccatttccttctccaatctcctGGATGATTCTAATGTGTGGCACAGTTTGGTTCCCTGTGTGGtgctcttgttgttgttgctgagtcgctaaatcgtgttcaactcttttgggaccccatgaattatggcctgctgggctcctctgtccatgggatttcccaggcaagaatactggagcgggttgtcatttccttctccaggggatcttcccaacccagggtctccggcttgacaggcagattctttaccaccattggtcacctgatacgaagGGCCAACTCGAAAAACACCCTGAAAGACTGaagaaagattgaagtcaaaaggagaagcaggcagcagaggatgagatggttagatagcctcccagactcaatggacctgaatttgaggaaactccaggagatagtggaagacagaggagcctggcatgctgcacttcatggggttgcaaagagtcaacaagacttagctactgaacaacaaggacAGCTGATGCTCTGCCCACAATACAAGAAGAGTGGGCACCATACCTCCCTTGGCTGGTCCAGTTAGGATGGGAAGAAGGGCCTGATGGATTCTCCCTGACCCTCGTTCCTGACTTCAGGCCTCAGGGGAGCTGGACCCACCCAAACTAAGGAGGGTCCCGTGTTCACCTCCTGTCATCTATCATGACActtattgaaattttatttacctGTTCACACTTCGGGGAATCTCTCTTCCCCTAAATTCTCTGTAAGTTCCATAAGGGAGGAAGAGTGtcttttcacagtttatttctcGCACCTGGCACACAATAAATGCTAAGTTAGTGTTTGTGGAATTAATAAATGCTGTTGTTCTTCTCTTCCATTGCCTCCCTCTCCAGGATCTTCTAGCTCTGTGTCATTTATTATtgcattttcagaatttttgGCACTTTTCCTAGCCCTCACCTTCTCTTCAGGGGCTTGTTGATTCATCAATTTGCTCACTTGTTCTACAATATGTATTGAATATCCACCATGTCCCAGGCACCACAAAGGTACTATAGGCCCTTGGGAGCAAAGAGACAACTCTCAGGGAACATAAAGTCTGGAGGGAAGACCACTGAATAATCACATAAACATAGTAATAAACAATAGTAATGCCATGAAAGACAAAATGGGAGAACCCAACCTAATGGTGGGGTGgaggtcagagaaggcttccctggagAAGCTGGGTTAACTATGCAAATAGAATGGAATTGAGGGGGGGGTGGTCTTAAAAGCAGTGTAGGCCTAAGGAAGGGGCTTctgtgtggctcagatgataaagactctgcctgcaatgtgggtgacggAAGTcttccctgaattgggaagaccccctggaacaggaaatggcaacccaccccagtattcttgcctggacaatcccatggacagaggagccttgtgggctacagtccatggggttgcaaagagtcagacatgactgaagcgacttagcacacacacaggcttaaAGAAGAGTCTGTGCAAAGGCCTCGAGGCAAGAGGGAACGCAGGACATTAGAAGGGATATAGTGAGAGCTGAGGGGTAGTTAGGGGACAGACACCGGGCTGGCCTTGAAAGTCACCACAAAAATTTTGGTCTTTACCCTAAGAGCAAGGCAAAGATCACTGATCCTTAGAAGGAATAACATACTGGAGAGAACACAAGTGACCACTCCCACTCTTTCCCCTTGGTTACTCACAGTACCACTTTTGCACCCTCTGGCAGGGTGTTCCacttcttctctcttctcctagTGCCCTTTAGCCTGTTCTTCACTCCCCCTGTAATTGTAACCCCTCTTCCCCgctccctgccccatccccagcACCCTGTCCTTGGGTTTCACTCTGGTAGCCTTCTGGCTTTTTTCCCTTCACTGTGCTGGTTATTCATCATGATGAAGAAAgccagggctttctctagttgcagagcacaggctctagagtgcttgGGCTCAGTAACTATGGTGCTtggacttctctagttgtgggatcttagtccccccagggattgaaccagctccccctgcattggaaggcagattcttaaccactggaccaccagggaagtcctggccctctgggttgtttttttgGTCAGAGCCTCTCTTTCTGCAGCACTTCTCCTTGGTCTCCTGGCTTTCACAAAGGCCCTCAGGCCTCTGGGTCCCATGTGGTGGACCAGCCTCGGCTTCACTCCCACCCCAAGGCCCTTGGATGGTGTAAAACCCACAGTCCAGGTGTGGGTCTGAGAACTCTGACTCTTGGATTCTTATCTCATCCACACCTTCCTACTTCCTGGGAAAAGTAACTTTGGGGTTCCAGGGCAGAGAGAGGACTGGGAGCAGCCGCAGCCTGGACATAGATTCTATACGTTTGCCCATAGTGAaagttaagtgaaagttgctcggtcgtgtctgactctttgcgaccctatggactatacagtccatggaattctccaggccaggatactggagcgggtaaccgttcccttctccagaggatcttcccaacccagggatcaaacccaggtctcccacattgtgggtggattctttagcagctgagccactggggaagcccaaagtggAGCCCATTGAAGAGAAACACACACAGCAACGTGGCATCAGGCTTTATTGTAGGGGCTAAATTCACTGGGGGAGGGAAAAATTCCTGTCTGTCAGGGGTAGAGCGGTTAAAGAGGTGAAATGGGAGAAAAACCAATTCTGACAGGAGTGGGGTGAGGGCAGTAATAGGGAGTGTTGGGCCAAGGGGACACCTTAGGGGATGAGGAGGGGACGGAGGGAGAAGAGGGCTGTagtggagaagggaggggaggtgaTGGCACTGAAGGATCCCAGGCCTGGTGCCTGTGGCCTGGGAGCAGGCCGTCTTCTCAGCAGTGGAGATAAGAGCAGACGCAGAGCCCCGGGCTGAGAACACAGACAGTGCCTTGGACTTGCTGCCTGCTCCCCGGGGCTGTCCTCCTCACTTGCGGGCGCCCAGTGCTAGGGCAATGATCAAGCCCAGAACCAGCAGGAACATAGCGACCGAGAGCAGCACCGTGATGACCACCATGCCCCCTGTCCGGGCCATTGCCAGCCCAATGGATTCTGCCTTCCTTCCTGtcagaagagaggagggaggcagtTCTAGGCAGGAAGGGCCCCCACCCTGCCCAAggctcccagcccagcccctcatccattcatccagcCAGCCATCCCCTCATCCGTGTATTCATCCAACCAACCAACGAATCATTAGATAAACATTTATGAAGCATCTCCTACGTGAGGCACCGAGGATTCAGAAATTAATCGGACACGGTCACTACCCACAAAGTTTAGTGGTGCAGGGAAATGTGTCAGCAGCCACTTAAAATGCCAGGGGCTCAGTGTGAGgatagaggaaggaagagaagctaaGGGAGGATAGGAAGGGGCAGGTGGGGGATGGGGCAAGAGGGGCCAGGGAAGGCTCTGGGGCCCTGAGACGTTACTCACGAGGAAATGTGGACATTGGGATTTCTCTGCTAGACTCGGTGGATGCCCCCTTTGTCACGAGGTAGGAAATGCTTTTGCGGTGAGGTTCGGGAGAGGAGAGAATCCTCAGTCAGTGTCCAGGACTTAGAGTATGAGGGAGTCCAGGCCTCCCACTCCACAGCTGTGCCCAGGAGAGGCCTGTTCTGGTAGCTGTGCCCCCATTCTCTCCCCCATACTCACCACAtcccaccaccaccgccaccaaaGTCAGGGCCCAGCTCCTCTTCCTATAGCCCTTCCCACCCGTGCCCCAGGCCCGGGCCTGGTACTTACTAGTATTTGGTTCCTGGTGCCAGGTTTGTCACCTGGTATGCACTGAGCCGGGTGACCGTGAAGCCAGACCCGCTGTCCACCACGCTCACCAGCTCCCTGCGTCCGCGGCACGGAGGCACCACGAAGCTAGATCTCACCACTGGGTGGGAAATTGGTGATGAAAGGCAGGGACAAGCCTCGAAAGGCCCCAAGGAGAAGGGCAGTATTTAGAGTATGGATGGTGGGGAAAGGGGGTCAATAGGAAGGGAGAGTGGGAGGAGGGATGCCTGAGTATCCTGGGAAGGGATCTATGGGCACTAGGGGGTGCTGGGAGCGAGAAGCAGACCTTTGCTGTCATTGGCTCTCCGGACAGTCAGTGTGGCGTTGCCCCCTGTGAGGTGACATGGGGGCAAGGCAACTAGCAGGCTTTCCGTCATCACTGGGGACAGCAGACCAGAGAGGCTTGAGATGTTGAAGTCAGCTAAGGGGCCAGGAAGGAGTTCAGGGGAGGATCAATTCCTTTCTCGCCAACAGATCggccaccccactccacccctggGGGTCCTCTCTAAGGATGAAGAGTCCCTTCCACTCTGTGGTCTGTTTGCGGAACACGAGTCTTTGCCCGTATGACCACCAGGTGGCAGGCTTGGGCTGCAGAAGCTGGGTACTCCTCCAAGCCTCCAGATGCAGGGGTGCTAGGAGAGGGCAgctcccaaccccacccctgtCCAAAGCCTTGGTCTCTTCCCcactcctgcctgcctcctgaaTCTGGAAGGGAACAGGAATGTGCCCTGGGCCCAGTGACTGATGCCTGGTCACCGCCGTCACCAGTTTCCCAGCCCCAGCTGGCCAGACCAGCCCCTCTTTGACAGCCCTGGAAGGCACAGTTCCTCCTCTCCAGAACCCCCCTTCcaagcccctccccagcctggccaGAGATGGCAGAGACCTGCAGCCCCGGGGACCAGGACAGCCAGCAGAATCAGGATCCAAGACAAGGTCCACACAGGCCACGGAGATGCCATCgctgggctgggagctggggtgggTGCTGGCGGGCTGTGACTGCCTAAGGCAACTGAAGCCCTTCCCCTAGGGCTGCCTGATTTTGTCTTGGCGGGGTGGGAGGAGCTCGAGGGGAATCCTGCCCAACCTGCCCCTTGGGTACCAACAGCCTCAGGGGAGGCCCCCAAACAGGTTTTTCAGGATGGGGAGCTAGCCCTCAGGCCAGGATGGGGAGGGCCTGGCTGGATCTCGGTGGCTTAGTCACCGCAGAGGGGCAGGGGAGCTGAGGTGGGGGTGGAAAATCCTTCTTCTGGGACACCCACATGTAAAAGCATTCCCGCCTGCAAGGGCATCTGGAGCCCGGCCTGTAGAGGACCACCCCCCCATGTGGTGGGGGTCTTCCCAGGAGGGTGGCAAGTACTGAGTTTGCCCTGGTGTGTGGAGAGAGGGGAGTCACCCTGAGGGGCTCCTGAAAGGGCCTTGGCTGGGCAGGAAcgggagagaaacagagaaaccgGCAGGACAGGGTCGGGGCATCAGAGCCCAGGGCCTCAATTCTTGGCATCCACTGAGGCCCAAGCACTGAACtctgggaggggcagagggaggggtatGGGTGCCAGGaagcacacagggcttcccatCCTCCAAGGATGCCATGGAGGCCTTCCAGAGATCGGAGAGGTGGGCACTGACCTGCCCagtaggggtgggggaggcatACCGTCAGCCTTGGTCAACAACATTTGCAGAACTGTTTGAgaataaaggagagagagacggagggagaaaatgaaagagagacaCAGCTTCTCCAAAGGCCCTCCCACCCCTGTGCTCGGTTAGAGAGCCCTCAAGGAGTTGTGAGCAGAGACaacagacaggaggagaaagcacCTCTCCTGGGCCCGGCAGGCGCTTTGCTTGCTCTACACTCAAGCTCACCGCCAGCCCGGTCGGTGGACGTTATTGGCTCCTTTCGtggatgtggaaactgagactcagagccACTTGTGGAACATGGAATACTTTGTCAGGAGAGGTCGTAGATCTCCACAGGGAGCATTTATGTGTGTCTTTCTGCTCCTGGAGCCACTCTGGCTCCCCCAGTCCCAGAAGAGGGCCAGGGTCCCACCAGGGAAGTGAGGTGCTGGTGAGGGTGTGTCCGTGAAAAGGTCAGCTCCTGTCCTGGGGTTTGAGCAGGGGGTGACAATAAAGACCAGAT is a window encoding:
- the UPK2 gene encoding uroplakin-2, translated to MASPWPVWTLSWILILLAVLVPGAAADFNISSLSGLLSPVMTESLLVALPPCHLTGGNATLTVRRANDSKVVRSSFVVPPCRGRRELVSVVDSGSGFTVTRLSAYQVTNLAPGTKYYISYLVTKGASTESSREIPMSTFPRRKAESIGLAMARTGGMVVITVLLSVAMFLLVLGLIIALALGARK